A stretch of the Microcebus murinus isolate Inina chromosome 6, M.murinus_Inina_mat1.0, whole genome shotgun sequence genome encodes the following:
- the AP5M1 gene encoding AP-5 complex subunit mu-1, giving the protein MAQRAVWLISHEPRTALCGTVRFSRRYPTVEKRARVFNGASYVSIPEDGPFLKALLFELRLLDNDKDFVESRDSCSRINKTSIYGLPIGGEELWPVVAFLKSGMIYACVPLVEQTLSPRPPLISISGISQGFELLFGIQDFLYSGQKNDTELSTKLSQLPDLLLQACPFGTILDANLQNSLDNIHFASVTQPQKQPAWKAGTYKGKPQVFISITEKVKSMQYDKQDIADTWQVVGTVTCKCDLEGIMPNVTISLSLPTNGSPLQDVLVHPCVTSLDSAILTSSSIDAMDDSAFSGPYKFPFTPPLESFNLCYYTSQVPVPPILGFYQVKEEETQLRITINLKLHESVKNNFEFCEAHIPFYNRGPITHLEYKVSFGQLEVFKEKSFLVWIIGQKFPKSMEINLSGTVTFGAMNHEKQPFDPICIGGTAYLKLHFRILDYTLTGCYADQHSVQVFASGKPKISAHRKLISSDYYIWNSKAPAPVTYG; this is encoded by the exons ATGGCCCAGCGGGCAGTGTGGCTCATAAGTCACGAACCAAGAACTGCGCTTTGTGGCACGGTGAGATTCTCCAG ACGTTATCCAACTGTTGAAAAACGAGCCAGAGTCTTCAATGGAGCAAGTTATGTGTCTATTCCTGAAGATGGCCCATTTCTTAAAGCACTACTCTTTGAACTTAGATTATTGGATAATGATAAGGACTTTGTGGAGAGTCGTGATAGCTGTTCACGCATCAATAAAACATCCATCTATGGACTTCCCATAGGAGGCGAAGAACTCTGGCCGGTTGTTGCTTTTCTGAAGAGTGGCATGATATATGCTTGTGTTCCACTAGTTGAACAGACTCTATCCCCTCGTCCACCATTAATTAGCATCAGTGGAATTTCACAAGGCTTTGAACTTCTTTTTGGAATACAAGATTTTCTTTACTCAGGTCAAAAGAATGACACTGAACTGAGTACAAAACTGAGCCAGTTGCCTGACTTGCTTCTACAGGCTTGTCCATTTGGTACCATATTAGATGCCAACTTACAGAATTCATTGGATAATATCCATTTTGCTTCTGTGACTCAGCCACAGAAACAGCCAGCCTGGAAAGCTggaacatacaaaggaaaaccacaagtttttatttctattactgaAAAGGTAAAATCCATGCAATATGATAAACAGGATATAGCAGATACATGGCAAGTTGTTGGAACAGTCACTTGCAAG TGTGATTTGGAAGGAATCATGCCAAATGTTACCATCAGCTTGAGTCTCCCCACCAATGGATCTCCACTTCAAGATGTTTTAGTTCATCCTTGTGTGACTTCTCTTGATTCTGCCATTCTGACTTCTAGTAGCATTGATGCAATGGATGATTCTGCGTTTAGTGGGCCTTACAAATTTCCATTCACTCCACCTTTAGAGTCATTCAACTTATGCTACTACACTTCCCAG GTCCCTGTCCCACCAATTTTGGGTTTTTATCAagtgaaagaggaagaaacacagCTAAGAATaacaattaatttaaaacttcatgaaagtgtgaaaaataattttgaattctgTGAAGCTCATATACCTTTTTACAATAG AGGTCCAATTACACATTTGGAATACAAAGTTAGTTTTGGCCAACTTGAagtatttaaagagaaaagcTTTCTGGTCTGGATTATTG gCCAGAAGTTCCCAAAATCAATGGAAATTAATCTTTCTGGAACTGTAACTTTTGGAGCCATGAACCATGAGAAGCAGCCATTTGACCCAATTTGTATTGGAGGTACAGCATATTTAAAG cTTCATTTTAGGATCTTAGATTATACACTCACTGGGTGTTACGCAGATCAACATTCAGTTCAAGTTTTTGCGTcaggaaaaccaaaaataagtGCAC